The following are encoded in a window of Syngnathus scovelli strain Florida chromosome 4, RoL_Ssco_1.2, whole genome shotgun sequence genomic DNA:
- the rec114 gene encoding meiotic recombination protein REC114, producing MSTCLNWKLKRCGRLIPGSTKNESWKIFEAKKKEPKIIATILDSGYLMILQGEECLEKIPLINAGDVLKVHQKSDSLLFRNTVKESGRVFRMQFYGRSRAQAIKICSSAAEKLREYLPVNTLEDALPPNNQPPTDVPTPVTQPCPQQGEAAGAEPEVVHGSLSIKSLVQNLMGETPLTLPALYHHVSSEPEDLDAFVRLCLLDPSFPALVEQVEGKLRKILEE from the exons ATGTCTACCTGTCTGAATTGGAAGTTGAAACGTTGTGGACGACTTATTCCAGGCTCCACCAAGAATGAATCCTGGAAA ATATTTGAAGCAAAAAAGAAGGAGCCTAAAATTATCGCCACAATCCTGGACTCTGGATACTTGATGATCTTGCAGGGAGAAGAATGCTTG GAGAAAATTCCTTTGATTAATGCCGGCGATGTTCTCAAAGTCCACCAGAAATCAGACAGCCTGCTGTTTCGCAATACAGTGAAG GAATCGGGCCGTGTGTTCAGGATGCAGTTTTATGGCAGGAGCAGGGCGCAGGCCATCAAAATATGCTCAAGTGCCGCAGAAAAACTGCGGGAGTATCTGCCTGTCAACACTCTCGAAGACGCCCTGCCGCCAAATAATCAGCCACCCACCGATGTCCCTACGCCAGTGACACAG CCGTGTCCGCAGCAGGGTGAGGCGGCTGGAGCCGAACCAGAGGTTGTCCATGGATCGCTGTCCATCAAGAGTCTTGTCCAG AACCTCATGGGAGAGACGCCCCTGACGCTGCCTGCGCTGTACCATCACGTATCTTCAGAACCCGAAGACCTGGACGCCTTCGTGCGCCTTTGTCTGTTGGATCCCAGCTTCCCCGCTTTGGTGGAGCAGGTGGAAGGCAAGCTGAGGAAAATACTCGAAGAGTGA
- the nptnb gene encoding neuroplastin b, whose product MRPGAVMLLLVLLGNLMPPFVTAQNAGFVKSPMSETKLTGDTFELYCDVLGNPTPEIQWWYSEINRADSFKQLWDGARKRRVSINTAYGANGVSVLGITRLTLEDSGTYECRASNDPRRNDLRQNPANTWIRAQATISVLQKPKINASDQIILPTDSPGVPITLHCNLTTAHTEHTESFWVKNGREIANTRTEHRTTTYRIGKPRADDSGEYMCVYTFEMAPNANATIEVKAKPVITGHKRSENKNEGENATMHCKSVGYPHPIWTWRKMEGTSSREIDNSTGRFFITSQGNYTELNIINLDIDTDPGKYECNASNAIGTTTEITILRVRSHLAPLWPFLGVLAEIIILVVIIVVYEKRKRPDDIIDDDEPVGPMKTNSTNNHKDKNVRQRNTK is encoded by the exons ctgGATTTGTAAAGTCGCCGATGTCTGAGACTAAGCTTACCGGGGACACGTTTGAGCTCTACTGCGACGTACTTGGTAACCCCACCCCAGAGATCCAGTGGTGGTATTCCGAAATCAACCGAGCAGATTCGTTCAAGCAGCTGTGGGATGGAGCCCGCAAGCGCAGGGTGTCCATCAACACGGCCTACGGCGCCAACGGTGTCAGCGTTCTGGGTATCACGCGCCTCACGTTGGAAGACTCTGGGACCTACGAGTGTCGGGCGAGCAATGACCCCAGGCGAAATGACCTGCGACAAAACCCCGCCAACACCTGGATTCGGGCCCAGGCCACCATTTCGGTGCTACAGA AACCAAAGATCAATGCCTCTGATCAGATCATCTTGCCGACGGACTCCCCTGGCGTACCGATTACTCTGCATTGCAACCTCACCACCGCCCACACCGAGCACACGGAGAGCTTCTGGGTGAAGAACGGTCGGGAGATTGCTAACACGCGGACCGAGCACAGGACCACAACGTATAG AATTGGTAAACCACGAGCGGATGATTCTGGGGAATACATGTGCGTATACACATTCGAAATGGCTCCAAATGCAAATGCAACAATTGAAGTAAAAG CAAAACCTGTTATCACCGGTCATAAacggagtgaaaataaaaacgaGGGGGAAAACGCAACAATGCATTGCAAGTCGGTCGGGTATCCACATCCCATCTGGACATGGCGTAAAATGGAAGGCACGTCCTCTCGG GAGATCGACAACTCTACTGGACGCTTCTTTATTACGAGTCAAGGCAACTACACAGAGCTGAACATCATAAATCTTGATATAGACACCGATCCCGGGAAGTACGAGTGCAATGCATCCAATGCTATCGGGACAACTACCGAAATCACTATCCTACGGGTGCGAAGCCATCTTGCGCCGCTTTGGCCGTTCCTGGGAGTGCTGGCGGAAATTATCATCCTCGTAGTCATCATCGTCGTGTATGAGAAACGCAAGAGGCCAGATGACATTATTGATG ATGACGAGCCAGTTGGACCAAT GAAAACCAATTCTACAAACAACcacaaagacaaaaacgtcCGGCAAAGGAACACAAAATAA